In a genomic window of Microterricola viridarii:
- a CDS encoding amidohydrolase family protein gives MTSALYVPAQMIDAHQHLWKISERRYDWITPDAGILNADYGPEDVEADARAAGVTGTVLVQAAETYDDTFYLLSVAASTPTVRGVVGWVPLDRTAEALAALELYAQAPALKGIRVLSHDKADPNWMLRDDVTATIAAMSRLGLTLDYVTGGPERLAILPELARRHPELTIVLDHLGKPDIAGHGFEEWAEAIAPCAAEPNVVVKLSGLNTVSAPGWTVADWQPYVDRAVALFGSERLMLGSDWPMSLLNGDFGGVWRGLRESIAGLPTDQQDDIYYRTATRVYSLEG, from the coding sequence ATGACGTCCGCGCTGTATGTGCCCGCCCAGATGATCGATGCCCACCAGCACCTGTGGAAGATCTCGGAGCGCCGCTACGACTGGATCACCCCGGATGCCGGCATCCTGAACGCCGACTACGGCCCAGAGGACGTCGAGGCCGATGCCCGCGCGGCCGGCGTCACGGGCACGGTGCTGGTGCAGGCCGCCGAGACGTACGACGACACCTTCTACTTGCTGAGCGTCGCCGCCAGCACTCCCACCGTGCGGGGCGTCGTCGGCTGGGTGCCGCTGGACCGCACCGCCGAGGCGCTGGCTGCCCTCGAACTGTATGCGCAGGCGCCGGCGCTCAAGGGCATCCGCGTGCTCTCGCACGACAAGGCCGATCCCAACTGGATGCTGCGGGACGACGTCACCGCGACGATCGCGGCAATGTCCCGGCTCGGCCTGACGCTCGACTACGTGACCGGGGGCCCGGAGCGGCTGGCGATCCTGCCGGAGCTGGCGAGGCGGCATCCGGAGCTGACCATCGTGCTCGACCACCTGGGCAAGCCCGACATCGCCGGCCACGGGTTCGAGGAGTGGGCCGAGGCGATCGCGCCGTGCGCGGCCGAGCCGAACGTCGTGGTGAAGCTCTCCGGCCTGAACACGGTCTCCGCCCCCGGGTGGACGGTGGCCGACTGGCAGCCCTACGTCGACCGCGCCGTCGCGCTGTTCGGCTCCGAGCGGTTGATGCTCGGCAGCGACTGGCCGATGTCGCTGCTGAACGGCGACTTCGGCGGAGTCTGGCGCGGTCTCCGCGAGAGCATCGCCGGCCTGCCGACGGACCAGCAGGACGACATCTACTACCGCACCGCCACACGCGTCTACTCGCTGGAGGGCTAG
- a CDS encoding MFS transporter has translation MSDPHGPGVDADAPRNFPPAHLTNADAAAATVGIDTHQVEAVAAQSARKGRIFAWGLWDWGSAAFNAVITTFVFTVYLTSSSFGPSGTVEAQLGWALAAAGLLIALLAPITGQRSDSSGRRKFWLAVNTYLVVAISAAMFFVEPSPEFLMLGLVLVATGNIFFEFASVNYNAMLAQVSTPRSIGRVSGFGWGMGYIGGIVLLLIVYFGFISPEVGLFGVTGENGMDIRVTMLIAAAWFGIFALPVLFAVPEYKAPAGVKRDKVGFFASYARLGRDIAKLWKESRQTVWFLLASAVFRDGLAGVFTFGGVLAASVFGFSPGEVIIFAIAANVVAGISTITVGALDDKLGAKPVIMAALIGLIISGLLIFLLHDGGQIVFWTAGLALCLFVGPAQSASRTFLARLIPPGREGEVFGLYATTGRAVSFLAPTMFALFVTWFGAPYFGILGIVVVIAIGLAMLIPVKAVQEQLR, from the coding sequence ATGAGTGACCCCCACGGCCCCGGCGTCGATGCAGACGCCCCGCGCAACTTCCCCCCGGCACACCTGACCAACGCGGATGCCGCGGCGGCCACGGTCGGAATCGACACCCATCAGGTCGAGGCGGTCGCCGCCCAGAGCGCCCGCAAGGGGCGCATCTTCGCCTGGGGGCTCTGGGACTGGGGCTCCGCCGCGTTCAACGCGGTCATCACCACCTTCGTCTTCACCGTGTACCTGACCAGCTCGAGCTTCGGCCCCTCCGGCACTGTCGAAGCCCAGCTCGGCTGGGCGCTGGCCGCTGCCGGCCTGCTGATCGCCCTGCTCGCGCCGATCACCGGGCAGCGCTCCGACTCCTCCGGCCGGCGCAAGTTCTGGCTCGCCGTCAACACGTACCTCGTCGTCGCCATCTCCGCCGCCATGTTCTTCGTCGAGCCCTCGCCCGAGTTCCTGATGCTCGGCCTCGTGCTGGTGGCGACCGGCAACATCTTCTTCGAGTTCGCCAGCGTCAACTACAACGCGATGCTCGCCCAGGTCTCCACCCCGCGCTCGATCGGCCGCGTCAGCGGTTTCGGTTGGGGCATGGGCTACATCGGCGGCATCGTGCTTCTGCTCATCGTCTACTTCGGCTTCATCAGCCCCGAGGTCGGCCTGTTCGGGGTCACCGGCGAGAACGGCATGGACATCCGCGTCACGATGCTCATCGCCGCCGCCTGGTTCGGCATCTTCGCCCTCCCCGTGCTGTTCGCCGTGCCGGAGTACAAGGCGCCGGCCGGCGTCAAGCGCGACAAGGTCGGCTTCTTCGCCTCCTACGCGCGACTCGGCCGCGACATCGCGAAGCTGTGGAAGGAGAGCAGGCAGACGGTCTGGTTCCTGCTGGCGAGCGCCGTGTTCCGCGACGGCCTGGCCGGTGTGTTCACCTTCGGCGGCGTGCTCGCGGCATCCGTCTTCGGCTTCTCGCCCGGCGAGGTCATCATCTTCGCGATCGCCGCCAACGTCGTGGCCGGCATCTCGACCATCACGGTCGGCGCCCTCGACGACAAGCTCGGCGCCAAGCCGGTGATCATGGCGGCGCTGATCGGCCTGATCATCAGCGGCCTGCTCATCTTCCTGCTGCACGACGGCGGCCAGATCGTGTTCTGGACGGCCGGCCTCGCGCTCTGCCTGTTCGTCGGCCCGGCCCAGTCGGCCAGCCGCACCTTCCTCGCCCGGCTCATCCCGCCGGGCCGGGAGGGCGAGGTGTTCGGCCTCTACGCCACGACCGGCCGCGCCGTCAGCTTCCTGGCCCCGACCATGTTCGCCCTGTTCGTGACCTGGTTCGGCGCCCCGTACTTCGGCATCCTCGGCATCGTCGTGGTGATCGCGATCGGCCTGGCCATGCTGATCCCCGTGAAGGCCGTGCAGGAACAGCTGCGCTAG